A window from Pseudonocardia cypriaca encodes these proteins:
- a CDS encoding DUF1772 domain-containing protein: MSFAGAVAVVGVLGTAVIYGSDVFALLVLRPAGERAADASIADLVGWIHHYGDRRLPVPFAVAVVAVVAAGTGSVLGVGVARAGSAVALVALLTWLVLFVRVSAPVNRLLRAAAGAGTVPSDTRAMQRRWDSVLWARAGLQGIALVALLAAAR; the protein is encoded by the coding sequence ATGTCGTTCGCCGGCGCAGTCGCCGTTGTGGGAGTGCTCGGCACCGCGGTGATCTACGGATCCGACGTGTTCGCGTTGCTCGTGCTGCGGCCGGCCGGGGAGCGGGCGGCCGACGCGAGCATCGCCGACCTGGTCGGTTGGATCCACCACTACGGGGACCGCAGGCTGCCGGTCCCGTTCGCGGTCGCCGTGGTCGCCGTGGTCGCCGCGGGCACCGGCAGCGTCCTCGGCGTCGGGGTCGCGCGTGCCGGTTCCGCGGTGGCCCTCGTCGCCCTGCTGACGTGGCTGGTCCTCTTCGTCCGCGTCAGCGCGCCGGTCAACCGGTTGCTGCGCGCCGCGGCGGGCGCAGGCACGGTGCCGTCCGACACCCGGGCGATGCAGCGCCGCTGGGACTCGGTCCTCTGGGCCCGCGCCGGCCTGCAGGGCATCGCGCTCGTCGCGTTGCTCGCCGCCGCTCGGTAG
- a CDS encoding maleylpyruvate isomerase family mycothiol-dependent enzyme, whose translation MDRRDTAVTLPWMGAGTELLARAVNALPDDALRAPSALPGWTRAHVVAHVARNAEALTRLATWARTGIETPMYPSREHRAAEIESSAQAPADVLRDELATTAEALDGALAALDETTWQAQVRSALGRPIPATEIPWMRVREVWLHAVDLDAGVSVSDIAPDVVDTLLDDSTGMLSAADGCPSAVLAPTDRDRTWTLGPASDEPLRLRGEAAQVLGWLVGRCGGEGVEALAGDGTPAALPAPPRWL comes from the coding sequence GTGGATCGCCGCGACACCGCAGTGACGCTGCCCTGGATGGGAGCGGGCACCGAGCTCCTCGCCCGGGCCGTCAACGCCCTTCCCGACGACGCGTTGCGGGCACCGAGCGCGCTGCCCGGCTGGACCCGCGCCCACGTGGTCGCGCACGTCGCCCGCAACGCCGAGGCGCTCACGCGGCTCGCCACCTGGGCGCGCACCGGGATCGAGACGCCGATGTACCCGTCCCGCGAGCACCGCGCCGCCGAGATCGAGTCCTCGGCGCAGGCACCTGCCGACGTCCTGCGCGACGAGCTGGCCACCACCGCGGAGGCCCTCGACGGCGCACTCGCCGCGCTCGACGAGACGACCTGGCAGGCGCAGGTCCGCAGCGCACTCGGCCGGCCGATCCCGGCCACCGAGATCCCCTGGATGCGCGTGCGCGAGGTGTGGCTGCACGCGGTGGACCTCGATGCCGGGGTCTCCGTCAGCGACATCGCCCCCGATGTCGTGGACACCCTGCTCGACGACTCCACCGGCATGCTGTCGGCCGCCGACGGCTGCCCGTCCGCGGTGCTGGCCCCCACCGACCGGGACCGGACCTGGACACTCGGCCCGGCCTCCGACGAGCCGCTGCGGCTGCGCGGCGAGGCGGCGCAGGTGCTCGGCTGGCTGGTGGGGCGCTGCGGTGGCGAGGGCGTCGAGGCGCTCGCGGGTGACGGCACCCCGGCCGCCTTACCGGCCCCGCCGCGGTGGCTCTAG
- a CDS encoding alpha/beta hydrolase, translated as MIGEKVRVQALRWVFRVLFGLPRPVKRLLTGRAIWLDGQELDLDLHLLGRVDRLFSKGDGATVDRATLAEQRRQADLAADLVADALLAHIETRDVEVPGGTGPVPARLYVPPAVPETRSLIVYFHGGGFVMGSVASTDPLCRLLAAQSGVRVLSVEYRLAPEHPYPAALEDALAAFRSVRADAAAFGAQPDLIAVGGDSAGANLALVVAHQQAVLGGPAPAFVLALYPVTDVERTGGSRELFATGFGLSADYMLELERMYLPDGVPTDDTRGAILRADDLSGMPPVYLATAGFDPLRDEGEELAARLRDAGVPVVARRFPGLVHGYASFTALSAAARDATLDAASALRAGLGLVAGRIHARGRRLRVPELRRAASPDPLAGG; from the coding sequence GTGATCGGTGAGAAGGTGCGCGTGCAGGCGCTGCGGTGGGTCTTCCGCGTCCTGTTCGGGCTGCCCAGACCGGTCAAACGCCTGCTCACCGGGCGTGCGATCTGGTTGGACGGGCAGGAGCTGGACCTCGACCTGCACCTGCTGGGCCGGGTCGACCGGTTGTTCTCCAAGGGCGACGGCGCCACCGTCGACCGCGCCACGCTCGCCGAGCAGCGGCGGCAGGCCGACCTCGCCGCCGACCTCGTTGCCGACGCCCTGCTCGCCCACATCGAGACCCGTGACGTGGAAGTGCCCGGGGGGACCGGGCCGGTCCCGGCGCGGCTGTACGTGCCGCCCGCCGTGCCCGAGACGCGGTCGCTGATCGTCTACTTCCACGGCGGCGGGTTCGTGATGGGCAGCGTCGCCTCCACCGACCCGCTCTGCCGGCTGCTCGCCGCCCAGTCCGGGGTGCGCGTGCTCTCGGTGGAGTACCGGTTGGCGCCCGAGCACCCGTACCCGGCGGCGCTGGAGGACGCCCTCGCGGCGTTCCGGTCCGTCCGGGCGGACGCGGCCGCGTTCGGCGCCCAGCCGGACCTGATCGCGGTCGGTGGCGACAGCGCCGGTGCCAACCTCGCGCTCGTCGTCGCCCACCAGCAGGCGGTCCTCGGCGGCCCGGCGCCCGCGTTCGTGCTCGCGCTGTACCCCGTCACCGACGTCGAGCGCACCGGCGGGTCGCGGGAGCTCTTCGCCACCGGGTTCGGGCTCAGCGCCGACTACATGCTCGAGCTCGAACGCATGTACCTGCCCGACGGCGTGCCGACCGACGACACGCGCGGCGCGATCCTGCGCGCCGACGACCTGTCCGGAATGCCGCCGGTGTACCTCGCCACGGCCGGGTTCGACCCGCTGCGCGACGAGGGCGAGGAGCTGGCCGCCCGCCTGCGCGACGCGGGGGTCCCGGTGGTGGCCCGCCGCTTTCCCGGCCTCGTGCACGGCTACGCCAGCTTCACCGCGCTCAGCGCCGCCGCCCGGGACGCCACCCTCGACGCCGCCAGCGCCCTGCGCGCCGGCCTCGGCCTCGTGGCCGGCCGGATCCACGCGCGCGGGCGCCGACTGCGCGTGCCGGAGCTGCGCCGGGCCGCAAGCCCTGACCCGCTCGCGGGCGGCTGA
- a CDS encoding carbohydrate ABC transporter permease, which yields MSIETPAPTAAPPRRQARPSDLGSDGPSAGARTLNGVSHGLLVVWAVLVTVPLLWAVLTAFKSDREIFTSPWSLPTEWHFDNFVRAWTTANIGRYFINSTIVVCVAVVLVMLLGAMVAYVLARYEFPGRNAIYYTFVAGMTFPIFLALVPLFFVVQNVGMLGTYHGLILVYTAYALPFTVFFLTSFFRTLPGALVEAAMLDGCSHAGAFFRIMLPLARPGMISVGILNFLGLWNQFLLPLVLMPDDERYVLSQGLAVLAANQGYRSDWSALFAGLVIALLPVLAVYVAFQRRIQDGLAVGAVK from the coding sequence ATGTCCATCGAGACCCCTGCCCCCACCGCCGCGCCTCCGCGCCGGCAGGCCCGGCCGAGCGACCTCGGCTCCGATGGCCCGTCGGCCGGTGCGCGCACGCTGAACGGCGTCTCGCACGGCCTGCTCGTCGTGTGGGCGGTTCTGGTCACCGTGCCGCTGCTCTGGGCGGTGCTGACCGCGTTCAAGTCGGACCGCGAGATCTTCACGAGCCCGTGGAGCCTGCCGACCGAGTGGCACTTCGACAACTTCGTGCGGGCCTGGACCACGGCGAACATCGGCCGCTACTTCATCAACAGCACCATCGTCGTCTGCGTGGCGGTGGTGCTGGTGATGCTGCTCGGCGCGATGGTCGCCTACGTACTCGCCCGCTACGAGTTCCCGGGCCGCAACGCGATCTACTACACCTTCGTGGCCGGGATGACGTTCCCGATCTTCCTGGCCCTCGTGCCGCTGTTCTTCGTGGTGCAGAACGTGGGGATGCTCGGCACCTACCACGGGCTGATCCTCGTCTACACCGCGTACGCGCTGCCGTTCACGGTCTTCTTCCTCACGAGCTTCTTCCGGACCCTGCCCGGTGCGCTCGTCGAGGCCGCGATGCTCGACGGCTGCTCGCACGCGGGCGCGTTCTTCCGGATCATGCTGCCGCTCGCCCGCCCCGGGATGATCAGTGTCGGCATCCTCAACTTCCTCGGCCTGTGGAACCAGTTCCTGCTGCCGCTGGTGCTCATGCCCGACGACGAGCGGTACGTGCTCTCGCAGGGGCTGGCGGTGCTGGCGGCCAACCAGGGTTACCGCTCCGACTGGAGCGCGCTGTTCGCCGGCCTGGTGATCGCCCTGCTGCCGGTGCTCGCGGTGTACGTCGCGTTCCAGCGGAGGATCCAGGACGGGCTGGCCGTGGGCGCGGTCAAGTAA